Genomic window (Aquimarina sp. BL5):
TTTCTTTATACAAAAAAATCACGTGTTTTTACGCATAGATGAATCCCCTAATCTTATTAGTTTTATACTACTTAAAACCTTTATAAGATGATAAAATCCAAAATATGTGTTGTTTTAGCATTACTAGTCGTTATTATTACTTTTAATAGCTGTGATAAACGTACCAAAGAAAAGCCAATTACTTTAGAAAATGTTGAAGCTGTAAAAGATTCTGTACTATTCAGTTTTTCTTTTGTAGGTTGTAATAGAGTCCAATACGGAGATTGGCATAACGATAGTGCTACCAATGCTTCTACCGCTAATCTTTCGGTATTAAAAAGGATATTTGAAGATGTGACCAGTCTGGAACAAAAACCCTCTTTGTTTTTCTTTTTAGGCGATTTAGTACTTGCAGAATCAGATACGATCAATTTAGATGCACAATTAAAGGCTTGGGTAAAATTATATGAAGACAAAGCCTTTAGTACCATTAGTGGTTCTGGAATAGAGCTTGTTGCTGTTCCTGGAAATCATGAAATGTTATTTTATAATACCAATGATGATAAAGAATACCCTCTAGCGGGTTCTACTCCTGTTTGGATGAAATACATGAAACCATATATGCCAGCTGATCGGAACCATATCACGGGGAAGGATAGTTTAGTGAATCAGATGACTTTTTCTTTTGCTCGTAATAATGTAGGTTTTGTAGTAATGAATACAGATACTTATAATCCACCAACTAAGGAAAATCCTTATGGATTTGAAGGCCTAATACCTATACAATGGATTGTTGAACAAATTAAGCAATACAAAAAGAATCCAGATATAGACCATATTTTTGTTTTAGGGCATAAGCCTTATTATGTGGACGGTAAACCAGAAACCGGACATAAGGGGTTTCCTGAAGGTCCAGCGCTTTGGTCGGAACTTCACAAAAATGAAGTTGTAGCTATGCTATCTGCTCATGTTCATGATTACCAGCGTATGCAACCAAACGGCGCAGGTACTTATCAGATCATTGCAGGAAATGGTGGAAGCAAAGGACCAGCTGCCTTTTTTGGTTATAGTACGATTCATATTATGAGTAATGGAGAAGTACAATTTTTTTCTAGAGGTTTTGATAAAGGGAGTCCTTACTATCAGAATGTACCAGCTAATACTATGAAAGTACAAGATAGTACTATGTTAACTTGGTCTAAGAATGCTAATCCTTATAAATCAAATTAATCGTTCAGATTCCAATCATATTCTAAATACTTAACCTCTAACGAATCACTAACTTTTATCGCAGCGTATTGATTAATAAAAGGAATAACACCTTTCTTAAAATCAACAGCATACCATTCAAATATTTTACTGATTTCTATACTATTTTCAGTAATCTTATTTTTGGTTGGGTCATTGATCCAGGTTTTAGATAACTTGTTTAATTGACTATTAAGCTTAGTAGAAGTAAAGGCTTCATTTAACAACTTAGGACACGATACTGCTGCACAATTAAAAGCAACGTGTAATCTTGGTTCATTAAAATTAGGACGAAC
Coding sequences:
- a CDS encoding metallophosphoesterase, which translates into the protein MIKSKICVVLALLVVIITFNSCDKRTKEKPITLENVEAVKDSVLFSFSFVGCNRVQYGDWHNDSATNASTANLSVLKRIFEDVTSLEQKPSLFFFLGDLVLAESDTINLDAQLKAWVKLYEDKAFSTISGSGIELVAVPGNHEMLFYNTNDDKEYPLAGSTPVWMKYMKPYMPADRNHITGKDSLVNQMTFSFARNNVGFVVMNTDTYNPPTKENPYGFEGLIPIQWIVEQIKQYKKNPDIDHIFVLGHKPYYVDGKPETGHKGFPEGPALWSELHKNEVVAMLSAHVHDYQRMQPNGAGTYQIIAGNGGSKGPAAFFGYSTIHIMSNGEVQFFSRGFDKGSPYYQNVPANTMKVQDSTMLTWSKNANPYKSN